Sequence from the Nocardia cyriacigeorgica GUH-2 genome:
CGACCAGCCCTGATCCCTGGCATTGGCCACCTGGATCGCTTCGAGCCGTTCGAGCAGCCGGCGCAACGCCAGCACGGCCCGTAGCCCGACTTGCGGGTCCGGGCTGCCGGCCGCCGCTGCCAGCGTGGTTGCTTCCGTCATGGCGTCAATTTTGATTGACGATCGCCGGTCTGTCAACAAAGATTGACACAGCGGGCATGATGAAGCGCCCCCGGCCGGTCTCGATTCCCGCCGCGTCGCCACACGACCGAAACCGAGAACCGGGGCGCTATCGAACCGGTGCCGCGACGATCAGCCCACGCTCAACTGCTCACGCAGTTGGTACTTCAGCACCTTGCCCGAGGCATTGCGTGGCAGCGCGTCGACGAACTCCAGCCGCAGCGGCACCTTGTAGCCGGCGAGTTCGGCGCGGGCGAATTCGCGCAGCTCGTCCAGCGTCAGCGTGGCGTCCGGTTGCAGGGCGACGACCGCCGTCACCGCCTCACCCCACTTCTCGTGCGGCAGGCCGAGCACCGCGACCTCGGCGACCGCTGGATGCCGGTAGAGCACGTTCTCCACCTCGGCCGGGTAGACGTTCTCACCGCCGGTGATGACCATGTCCTTGACCCGATCGACCACGTAGACGAAGCCGTCGGCATCGGCCTGACCGACATCGCCGGTGTGGAACCAGCCCTCGGCGTCGATCACCGCGTCGGTCGCGGCCTGATTGCGCCAGTAGCCCTTCATGACCTGCGGTCCACGCACACAGATCTCGCCGCGCTCACCGGCAGGCACCGGGTTGTTGTCCAGGTCGACCAAGCGCACCTCCGACAGCGGCAGCACCTGATGTCCGGCCGCGCCGACCCGGGTCGCCACCTGATCGGTGGACAGCACCAACGCCAGCGGCGCGGTCTCGGTGAGCCCGTAGCCTTGGGCGAACGGGATACCGCGCTCGCCGTATCGGGTGATGAGCGCTTCCGGCACCGGCGCGCCGCCGCAGATGAAGCTGCGCACACTGGACAGATCGGTACTCGCGAACTCCGGTACCTGCGCCATGAACAGGAACATCGCCGGCACACCGAACATGGTGGTCACCTTGTACTCGGCGATGAGCGCCAGCGCACGCGCGGGATCGAAGGCGGGCATGAGCACCAGATGCGCACCCTTCTGCAACGACACCAGCGTGGTGACGTTCAGCCCGCCGATATGGAACAGCGGCGCGCAGACCAGCGACACATCCTGCTGGCTGGTATCGAACGACAGCAGCGCATTGACGTTGTTCCAGAACAGATTTCCGTGCGTGAGCATGGCGCCCTTCGGGCGTCCTGTCGTGCCAGAGGTGTACATGATCACCGCGACGTCGTCGGCGGCCGGATGCCGCGGCTCGGCGATCGGCGCGCGCACTGCGAGCAGTTCGTCCAGCGTCTGCCAGCCGGGCCGCCCGGCGTGCGACATCGCGCGCCGCACGCCGGATTCGGCCAGCACCGGATCCACCACCTCGGCGTGCGCGGTATCGGCGATCAGCGTATGCACGCCGGCATCGCCGATGATGTAGCCGAGTTCCGCCGCGGTGAGCCGGAAGTTGAGCGGGACGAAGATCGCGCCGGCGCGGGACGCGGCGAACAGCGTCA
This genomic interval carries:
- a CDS encoding acyl-CoA synthetase, giving the protein MPMITPPTDLGSWIARRAASGPDRPAITFEGRTQTYGELLDRIDRLAAELIAGGVEPGDRVGYLGLNHPDFLVTLFAASRAGAIFVPLNFRLTAAELGYIIGDAGVHTLIADTAHAEVVDPVLAESGVRRAMSHAGRPGWQTLDELLAVRAPIAEPRHPAADDVAVIMYTSGTTGRPKGAMLTHGNLFWNNVNALLSFDTSQQDVSLVCAPLFHIGGLNVTTLVSLQKGAHLVLMPAFDPARALALIAEYKVTTMFGVPAMFLFMAQVPEFASTDLSSVRSFICGGAPVPEALITRYGERGIPFAQGYGLTETAPLALVLSTDQVATRVGAAGHQVLPLSEVRLVDLDNNPVPAGERGEICVRGPQVMKGYWRNQAATDAVIDAEGWFHTGDVGQADADGFVYVVDRVKDMVITGGENVYPAEVENVLYRHPAVAEVAVLGLPHEKWGEAVTAVVALQPDATLTLDELREFARAELAGYKVPLRLEFVDALPRNASGKVLKYQLREQLSVG